One genomic region from Kineobactrum salinum encodes:
- a CDS encoding NUDIX domain-containing protein, whose protein sequence is MTFELRFTADAVRVLEDATAFDGYFQVRRLTLQHRLFAGGWSEPLVREVFERGDAVAVLPYEPETDSLILLEQFRPGALRDAHSPWMLELVAGVVEAGESDHAVAHREAAEEAACELTELLPIASYYPSAGACSEHVRLFCGRVRSAGVGAVHGQDEEGEDILVHRLSRAEVMELLAADRIPNGHTLVALLWLQLQGDSLRQRWGCA, encoded by the coding sequence ATGACTTTCGAACTGAGGTTTACCGCCGACGCCGTACGGGTACTGGAAGACGCCACCGCCTTTGACGGCTATTTCCAGGTGCGTCGGCTGACCCTCCAGCACCGGCTGTTTGCCGGCGGCTGGAGCGAACCGCTGGTGCGGGAAGTGTTCGAGCGCGGCGATGCCGTCGCAGTGCTGCCCTACGAGCCCGAGACCGACAGCCTGATCCTGCTGGAACAGTTCCGCCCCGGAGCACTGCGCGATGCGCACAGCCCCTGGATGCTGGAGCTGGTCGCCGGTGTGGTCGAAGCCGGCGAAAGTGACCACGCCGTGGCCCACCGCGAGGCCGCCGAAGAAGCCGCCTGCGAACTGACCGAACTGCTGCCCATTGCGAGTTATTATCCCAGCGCCGGGGCCTGCTCCGAACACGTGCGCCTGTTCTGCGGCCGGGTCCGCAGCGCCGGGGTGGGCGCAGTGCATGGCCAGGACGAGGAGGGCGAGGATATCCTGGTCCACCGCCTGTCCCGGGCCGAGGTCATGGAATTGCTGGCGGCGGACAGGATCCCCAATGGCCATACCCTGGTCGCGCTGCTGTGGCTGCAACTGCAGGGCGATTCGTTGCGCCAGCGCTGGGGTTGCGCGTGA
- the murJ gene encoding murein biosynthesis integral membrane protein MurJ yields the protein MSETDPPPAAAATTPGLLRSSLLVSSMTMLSRVLGLLRDVVIAAVVGASANADAFFVAFKIPNFLRRLFAEGAFAQAFVPVLADYKAQGSLAAVKALVDRVAGVLAGTLLLVTSVAILAAPLVTAVFAPGFVGDPVKFALTAEMIRITFPYLLLISMTGFCGAILNSYGRFAVPALTPIFLNLSLITAATVAAPWFEEPVFALAWGVLLAGVVQLLFQLPFLYRLELVPRPLWDTRDPGVRRILTLMVPALFGVSVSQINLLLDTVLASFLPTGSVSWLYYSDRLMELPLGVFGVAIATVILPSLAAHRAGARMQDFSLTLDWAVRSVLLIAVPAAVALLLLAEPILVTLFQYGEFRPDDVAMAAMSLRAYSLGLAAFMLIKVLAPGFYARQDTLTPVKIGITAMVANMVLNVAFVLPLMHYFNAGHVGLALATSVAACLNAGLLWRGLRRDQVYRFQPGWGRYSGRLLAATGGMAAAVLWLAPATEVWLGWSVQQRAGRIALVCAAGALAYLLLHALLGTRLRDLRTPPRAPIA from the coding sequence ATGAGCGAGACCGATCCGCCGCCCGCCGCGGCAGCGACCACACCGGGGCTGCTGCGTTCCAGCCTGCTGGTGAGTTCCATGACCATGCTGTCGCGGGTTCTGGGCCTGCTGCGGGATGTGGTCATCGCCGCCGTGGTGGGGGCCAGCGCCAACGCGGACGCGTTCTTTGTCGCCTTCAAGATCCCCAATTTCCTGCGCCGGCTGTTTGCTGAAGGGGCATTTGCCCAGGCCTTTGTGCCGGTGCTGGCGGACTACAAGGCGCAGGGCAGCCTCGCGGCGGTGAAGGCGCTGGTAGACCGGGTGGCAGGGGTGCTCGCTGGTACGCTGTTACTGGTGACCTCGGTGGCGATTCTGGCGGCGCCGCTGGTGACCGCGGTATTCGCGCCGGGCTTTGTCGGCGACCCGGTGAAGTTCGCGCTCACCGCCGAAATGATCCGCATCACCTTTCCCTATCTGTTGCTGATCTCCATGACCGGTTTCTGTGGCGCGATTCTCAACAGCTATGGGCGCTTTGCGGTGCCGGCGCTGACGCCGATCTTCCTGAACCTGTCGCTGATCACGGCCGCCACAGTCGCCGCTCCCTGGTTCGAGGAGCCGGTGTTTGCGCTGGCCTGGGGGGTGCTGCTGGCAGGGGTAGTGCAGCTGCTGTTTCAGCTGCCCTTTCTGTACCGGCTGGAACTGGTGCCGCGCCCGCTCTGGGACACCCGGGATCCGGGCGTGCGCCGCATCCTCACACTGATGGTGCCCGCGCTGTTTGGCGTATCGGTCAGCCAGATCAACCTGCTGCTGGATACCGTGCTGGCCTCCTTCCTGCCCACTGGCAGTGTATCCTGGCTGTACTACTCCGACCGCCTGATGGAACTGCCGCTGGGCGTGTTCGGGGTGGCGATCGCGACGGTGATCCTGCCCAGCTTGGCGGCTCACCGGGCCGGGGCGCGGATGCAGGATTTCAGCCTGACGCTGGACTGGGCGGTGCGCTCGGTGTTGCTGATTGCAGTGCCGGCGGCGGTGGCACTGTTGCTGCTGGCGGAGCCGATCCTGGTCACTCTATTCCAGTACGGCGAGTTCCGGCCCGATGATGTGGCAATGGCAGCCATGAGCCTGCGGGCCTACAGTCTGGGGCTGGCGGCTTTCATGTTGATCAAGGTGCTGGCGCCGGGCTTCTATGCGCGGCAGGACACGCTGACGCCGGTAAAGATAGGCATTACTGCAATGGTGGCGAACATGGTGCTCAACGTGGCCTTCGTACTGCCGCTGATGCACTACTTCAATGCCGGGCATGTGGGCCTGGCCCTTGCCACCAGTGTCGCCGCCTGCCTCAATGCCGGCCTGCTGTGGCGCGGCCTGCGGCGGGATCAGGTGTATCGCTTCCAGCCGGGCTGGGGACGCTACAGCGGGCGCCTGCTGGCTGCCACTGGAGGGATGGCGGCGGCGGTCCTGTGGCTGGCGCCGGCGACCGAGGTCTGGCTGGGCTGGAGCGTGCAGCAGCGGGCCGGACGCATTGCCCTTGTCTGCGCCGCCGGGGCGCTGGCATACCTGCTGCTGCACGCTCTGCTGGGGACGCGCCTGCGCGACCTGCGCACGCCGCCGCGCGCGCCGATCGCCTAA
- a CDS encoding helix-turn-helix domain-containing protein — MTVADVTLGKRLREYRKSHGLRLADLSEKLGMSVSAISKIENGKMSLNFSSVLRIAEELSLPIANLIGPEYDSLLGGRRAITRANEGHLFCHPRWDLETLCDDMIHKQNIFWRMRVKCRNVDDYGDFSAHPGEEFLYVLEGEMELHTELYKPVRLKQGDSICFDGMTPHAYIAVSETEPLVLMSNTVAQNPIGGFEGA, encoded by the coding sequence ATGACCGTCGCTGATGTCACGCTGGGAAAACGCCTCAGAGAATACCGAAAATCCCACGGCCTCCGGCTGGCGGATCTGAGCGAAAAACTCGGCATGAGTGTGTCGGCCATCTCCAAAATCGAAAACGGCAAAATGTCGCTCAACTTCAGTTCGGTGCTGAGGATCGCAGAGGAATTGTCGCTGCCGATTGCCAACCTGATCGGCCCCGAATACGACAGTCTGCTCGGCGGCCGGCGGGCGATCACCCGCGCCAACGAGGGCCACCTGTTTTGCCATCCGCGCTGGGATCTTGAAACCCTCTGCGACGACATGATTCACAAACAGAACATCTTCTGGCGCATGCGGGTCAAATGCCGCAACGTGGACGATTATGGCGACTTCTCCGCCCATCCCGGCGAGGAATTCCTCTATGTGCTCGAAGGGGAAATGGAACTCCACACCGAGCTCTACAAGCCGGTGCGCCTCAAGCAGGGCGACAGCATCTGCTTTGACGGCATGACCCCCCACGCCTATATCGCCGTCAGCGAAACAGAACCCCTGGTGCTCATGTCCAACACAGTGGCCCAGAATCCGATAGGCGGATTCGAAGGGGCATGA
- a CDS encoding N-formylglutamate amidohydrolase: MRGHTLSTDQLEQLARQAVHILPGTAAAPVILTCEHASWAVPEPWGNLGLDEASLTDHIGWDIGAGAVTTALAERLGAPAFLAGYSRLFVECNRMPSAPDFIAPLSDGVLVPGNQNVSPAEKSLRKKLAFDPFHQALEQHLEGVTALPRPPVIVSVHSFTPRMAGQPRPWPVGVLWKGDGRFPRAVAQALEGQGITPVGRNQPYDPGAGETMTVDIHAVARKLPHVIFEIRNDLLGDTAAANQWANRIANSLLAALPGLPAAGTGGIQPELWYKPLAAERTDN, from the coding sequence ATGCGGGGACACACTCTTTCCACAGACCAACTGGAGCAGCTCGCCCGGCAGGCGGTACACATCCTTCCCGGAACGGCAGCGGCCCCGGTCATTCTGACCTGCGAACACGCCAGCTGGGCGGTGCCGGAGCCCTGGGGTAACCTCGGCCTGGACGAAGCGAGCCTGACGGACCATATCGGCTGGGACATCGGCGCCGGCGCGGTGACCACCGCACTGGCGGAGCGTCTGGGGGCGCCGGCATTTCTGGCCGGCTATTCGCGCCTGTTCGTGGAATGCAACCGCATGCCATCGGCGCCGGACTTCATCGCCCCGCTGTCAGACGGCGTACTCGTTCCGGGCAACCAGAACGTGTCCCCGGCAGAAAAGTCGCTGCGGAAAAAGCTGGCCTTCGACCCGTTTCACCAGGCGCTGGAACAGCATCTTGAAGGAGTGACAGCGCTCCCCCGGCCCCCGGTGATCGTCTCGGTGCACAGTTTCACGCCCCGGATGGCAGGACAGCCTCGTCCCTGGCCCGTGGGTGTGCTGTGGAAGGGCGATGGCCGTTTCCCCCGCGCGGTAGCCCAGGCACTTGAGGGGCAGGGTATAACGCCGGTGGGTCGCAACCAGCCCTACGACCCGGGCGCGGGCGAAACCATGACGGTGGATATCCACGCGGTGGCCCGCAAGCTGCCCCATGTCATTTTCGAGATTCGCAACGACCTGCTGGGCGATACCGCAGCAGCAAACCAGTGGGCCAACCGCATCGCCAACAGCCTGCTGGCAGCGCTGCCGGGCTTGCCGGCGGCCGGGACGGGTGGTATTCAACCGGAATTATGGTATAAACCGCTGGCCGCCGAACGCACCGACAACTGA
- a CDS encoding glutamine synthetase family protein, protein MVELPKHPSAEALRSFIDQSELEYATLGFVDLQGTIRGKYVSRKKLESALGGICFPLITLALDPTDAILFAPRIADPGGGFCDQPARILPETARLLPWEPAGRNLFLLVEFSGEAEAFCPRGVYRRVFERAAAAGLTPRHSLEFEFTLFRETPQSVVDKGYRNLALATPHKSYYSLVRQGAQSEFYNALMDMSASLNLSLESLHEEMGPGFMEVALGYGDGVEVADRGVMFRTFAKVIAQQQEKLMSFMARWSNEVDGQSGHVHISLLDDKGVALFHDPAQADGMSQTMRYFIGGMQALMGDFLLMFAPNINSFKRLVPGIFAPISAEWGIENRTCAIRAIPGSAASTRIECRTPGADANPYLSLAGILAAGLYGIEHRLEPTEPRTGNAYEGSSAPALQFPDSFAEAIARFRDSAAARQFFGDDFVTAYADTREAQLKQFAGLVTDRELERFFELV, encoded by the coding sequence ATGGTTGAACTACCCAAACATCCCAGCGCGGAGGCACTACGCTCCTTCATCGACCAGAGCGAGCTGGAATACGCGACGCTGGGATTCGTCGACCTGCAGGGAACCATTCGGGGCAAATACGTCTCCCGCAAGAAGCTGGAAAGTGCGCTGGGAGGTATCTGCTTCCCGCTCATCACCCTTGCGCTGGATCCAACGGACGCCATTCTGTTTGCGCCGCGGATTGCGGACCCAGGTGGCGGCTTTTGTGACCAGCCAGCGCGGATACTGCCCGAAACGGCCCGTCTGCTGCCCTGGGAACCGGCGGGACGCAACCTGTTCCTGCTGGTCGAGTTCAGCGGTGAGGCAGAGGCCTTCTGCCCCCGGGGAGTGTACCGGCGGGTCTTCGAGCGGGCGGCCGCTGCCGGCCTCACACCACGGCATTCCCTGGAGTTTGAATTTACCCTGTTCCGGGAAACGCCACAGTCGGTGGTGGACAAGGGCTACCGCAATCTCGCGCTGGCGACGCCCCACAAGTCCTACTATTCCCTGGTGCGCCAGGGCGCCCAGTCGGAATTCTACAATGCCCTGATGGACATGTCGGCGTCGCTCAACCTGTCCCTGGAAAGCCTGCATGAGGAAATGGGCCCGGGTTTCATGGAGGTGGCACTGGGCTATGGTGACGGCGTCGAGGTCGCCGACCGGGGAGTCATGTTCCGCACTTTTGCCAAGGTCATCGCCCAGCAGCAGGAAAAACTGATGAGCTTCATGGCGCGCTGGTCAAATGAGGTCGACGGTCAGAGTGGACACGTCCACATCTCACTGCTGGATGACAAGGGCGTGGCGCTGTTTCATGACCCGGCGCAGGCTGATGGCATGAGCCAGACCATGCGCTATTTCATTGGCGGCATGCAGGCGCTGATGGGGGATTTCCTGCTGATGTTCGCCCCCAACATCAATTCTTTCAAGCGCCTGGTCCCGGGTATTTTTGCACCGATATCCGCCGAATGGGGCATAGAGAACAGAACCTGCGCCATCAGGGCCATTCCCGGCAGTGCCGCATCGACCCGGATCGAATGCCGCACACCGGGCGCCGATGCCAACCCCTACCTGTCCCTCGCCGGCATTCTCGCAGCCGGACTTTACGGCATCGAACACCGGCTGGAACCCACAGAGCCCAGGACGGGCAATGCCTACGAGGGCAGCTCCGCGCCAGCTCTGCAATTCCCGGACAGCTTCGCCGAAGCCATCGCCCGGTTCCGCGACTCCGCGGCGGCCAGGCAGTTCTTTGGCGATGATTTTGTAACGGCCTACGCCGACACGCGCGAAGCCCAGCTGAAACAGTTTGCCGGCCTGGTAACTGATCGGGAACTGGAGCGCTTTTTTGAACTGGTTTGA
- a CDS encoding TonB-dependent receptor: protein MTSTVLAMSGATLSGLAVPAGAQALLEEVVVTAQKREQNLQDVGVAVTALSGDQMDALGYTSSTDIVDMTPGMQLVAPNGGSSTFFTIRGVTQNDFTDHQESPVATYIDGAYISQMSAGNFLLFDMDRVEVLRGPQGTLFGRNATGGLVHFITRKPEQEFDARLDLGYGAYNEVNLEGAVGGALSETVSVRAAAAYNRHDGVIENRLGKDIGNGNDYAGRVQLLFEPGDDFSALLSVRAAKSDIRAGAYQHKVTVANDAGLGVFVGPDEDVYGTCAGCDMNGYRDTDDDRHAGDYDFVGFNDIETWGATTTLEWHLDHVTLTSVTDYFELSKDYKEDSDSSPFPLHEFSLQSDVEQFSQEFRANMEGDDYRLLGGLYYLQIDGDYISGIDLPMDGIAIDNPYTLDTESWSIFGQAEYDLSSAFTLIGGLRWTEDRKEIDFASNLLAYNDGSPIMELARFNDDLSPFAVVDKGTWSAKVELDWHATEDTLVYVSWNRGTKGGGANAPLDVSGLLDPATGELDYARMAFQDETIDAYEVGIKTDFFDGAMRVNSAAFYYDYSDYQAFNFQGLTTFIVNTDARIYGLDLELMASPLPGMDIMLGASVLEAEAFDVPLPTQAADRDIALSPDINLNGMIRYEWPSFGGGTMAVQADFKYLSSQYFSISNAPVTRQGGYTVLNGRVSYTSPDEHWRFAAFGKNLTDKDYDIIGFDVASSGYTERFPGNPIWWGISASYRY, encoded by the coding sequence ATGACGAGTACTGTTCTCGCCATGTCAGGGGCGACACTGTCTGGTTTGGCGGTCCCTGCCGGGGCCCAGGCCCTGCTCGAGGAAGTCGTGGTGACGGCCCAGAAACGCGAGCAAAATCTGCAGGACGTCGGGGTCGCCGTGACCGCCCTGAGCGGAGACCAGATGGATGCGCTGGGCTACACCAGCTCCACCGACATTGTCGACATGACGCCGGGCATGCAACTGGTCGCTCCCAACGGCGGATCGTCGACGTTCTTTACCATCCGCGGCGTTACCCAGAATGATTTTACCGACCACCAGGAAAGCCCGGTGGCGACTTACATTGACGGCGCCTATATCAGTCAGATGTCGGCAGGGAATTTCCTGCTGTTCGACATGGACAGAGTGGAAGTCCTCCGCGGTCCGCAGGGCACACTGTTTGGCCGCAATGCGACCGGGGGCCTGGTCCACTTCATTACCCGCAAACCCGAGCAGGAGTTCGATGCCCGGCTGGATCTGGGCTACGGCGCCTACAATGAGGTCAACCTCGAGGGTGCGGTCGGCGGAGCTCTCTCGGAGACGGTATCAGTGCGGGCGGCAGCAGCCTACAATCGCCACGACGGGGTGATCGAAAACCGTCTCGGCAAGGACATCGGCAACGGCAACGACTATGCCGGGCGTGTTCAGCTGCTGTTCGAACCCGGCGACGATTTCTCGGCCCTGCTTTCCGTGCGCGCCGCAAAATCCGATATCCGCGCCGGCGCCTACCAGCACAAGGTGACGGTTGCCAACGATGCCGGCCTCGGCGTCTTTGTCGGCCCGGACGAGGATGTCTACGGTACCTGCGCAGGCTGCGACATGAACGGCTACCGCGATACCGACGACGACCGGCATGCGGGCGACTACGATTTTGTCGGCTTCAACGATATCGAAACCTGGGGCGCAACCACCACGCTTGAATGGCACCTGGACCACGTCACACTCACTTCCGTCACCGATTACTTCGAGCTGAGCAAAGACTACAAAGAGGATTCGGATTCGTCTCCCTTCCCGCTTCACGAGTTTTCCCTGCAAAGCGATGTAGAGCAGTTTTCGCAGGAATTCCGGGCAAATATGGAAGGCGATGACTACCGGCTGCTGGGCGGTCTCTATTACCTCCAGATAGACGGCGACTACATCAGTGGCATAGACCTGCCGATGGACGGTATCGCCATCGACAACCCCTACACGCTGGATACGGAGTCCTGGTCGATTTTCGGGCAGGCCGAATATGACCTGTCCAGCGCATTCACGCTGATCGGCGGGCTGCGCTGGACGGAAGACCGCAAGGAAATCGATTTTGCGTCGAACCTGCTGGCCTACAACGACGGCAGCCCGATCATGGAACTGGCGCGCTTCAACGACGACCTGTCGCCGTTCGCCGTTGTGGACAAGGGCACCTGGTCGGCCAAGGTCGAACTGGACTGGCACGCCACCGAAGACACCCTGGTCTATGTCAGCTGGAACCGCGGCACCAAGGGCGGCGGTGCAAATGCGCCGCTCGACGTATCCGGTTTGCTGGATCCCGCAACTGGCGAGCTGGACTACGCCCGCATGGCCTTCCAGGACGAGACAATCGATGCCTACGAAGTGGGCATCAAGACGGACTTCTTCGACGGTGCGATGCGCGTGAACAGTGCTGCGTTTTACTATGACTACAGCGACTACCAGGCATTCAATTTCCAGGGCCTGACCACCTTTATTGTCAATACGGATGCCAGAATCTACGGACTTGACCTCGAACTGATGGCCTCGCCGCTACCCGGCATGGATATCATGCTGGGCGCCTCGGTGCTGGAGGCCGAAGCCTTCGATGTTCCCCTGCCGACCCAGGCCGCGGACCGGGACATTGCGCTGTCACCGGACATCAATCTCAATGGCATGATCCGCTATGAATGGCCCTCCTTCGGCGGTGGCACCATGGCCGTGCAGGCCGATTTCAAGTACCTTTCCAGTCAGTATTTCAGTATTTCCAATGCCCCGGTCACCCGCCAGGGCGGCTATACCGTGCTGAACGGCCGGGTCAGCTACACCAGCCCCGATGAGCACTGGCGGTTTGCCGCTTTTGGCAAGAACCTGACGGACAAGGACTACGACATTATCGGCTTCGACGTGGCCTCCTCAGGGTATACCGAGCGCTTCCCCGGCAACCCGATCTGGTGGGGCATTTCGGCCAGCTACAGATACTAG
- a CDS encoding SDR family NAD(P)-dependent oxidoreductase has protein sequence MRGDASPQDAYSASKAGVSALSKSAAIQFACDGIRSNVIFPGVAMTPMQARWEGRDDIQKAVGDSIPIGRMGTAEDMANACLFLLSDKASYITGTDLIVDGGISAKL, from the coding sequence CTGCGCGGAGATGCCAGCCCGCAGGACGCCTACAGCGCATCCAAGGCGGGAGTCAGCGCGCTGTCCAAATCCGCCGCAATCCAGTTTGCCTGCGATGGCATCAGATCCAACGTGATTTTTCCCGGCGTCGCAATGACCCCCATGCAGGCCCGGTGGGAAGGACGGGACGATATCCAGAAAGCCGTGGGCGATTCAATCCCCATCGGCCGGATGGGAACAGCGGAAGACATGGCCAATGCCTGTCTGTTTCTGCTGTCGGACAAGGCGTCATACATCACAGGCACGGACCTGATCGTGGATGGCGGCATTTCCGCAAAACTTTAG
- a CDS encoding SDR family NAD(P)-dependent oxidoreductase, which translates to MLTSEFEGRVAFITGAGGGMGLQISRQFLAQGGKAVLIDVKQAPPELSEFEDQFHYAQGDLTDENAVQEAMALAASRFGRLDYLVNTAGVLWFDRDKSVVDMDMEVWDQVFNINLKSMAYTIRHAVPLLRASGGAPWCIFRRYSACAEMPARRTPTAHPRRESARCPNPPQSSLPAMASDPT; encoded by the coding sequence TTGCTGACGAGTGAATTTGAAGGACGGGTGGCATTCATTACCGGCGCAGGCGGCGGCATGGGATTGCAGATTTCACGGCAATTCCTTGCGCAAGGGGGCAAGGCTGTGCTGATCGACGTCAAGCAGGCGCCGCCGGAGCTTTCTGAGTTCGAAGACCAGTTTCACTATGCCCAGGGCGATCTCACTGATGAAAACGCCGTGCAGGAGGCCATGGCGCTGGCCGCATCTCGTTTCGGCAGACTGGACTACCTGGTAAACACCGCCGGCGTTCTCTGGTTCGACCGGGACAAATCAGTGGTCGACATGGACATGGAGGTGTGGGACCAGGTTTTCAATATCAACCTCAAGTCCATGGCCTACACCATCCGCCACGCCGTACCACTGCTTCGAGCATCCGGCGGGGCGCCATGGTGCATTTTTCGACGGTACAGTGCCTGCGCGGAGATGCCAGCCCGCAGGACGCCTACAGCGCATCCAAGGCGGGAGTCAGCGCGCTGTCCAAATCCGCCGCAATCCAGTTTGCCTGCGATGGCATCAGATCCAACGTGA
- the eat gene encoding ethanolamine permease: protein MADKPDLHHRAADYEIASPDYLGKRQLDKGRAGWILLAVLGISYVIAGEFAAWNYGLPLAGWGGLFIALILMAVMYFCLTFSLAELATIIPTAGGGYGFARRAFGPTLGYLAGIAIVFEYTLATAGVALFFEGYFQALTGIGGLVVLIPLYVIMMFIHVNGIRESLTLMLVLAAIAGLGLLLFIAFMLPAFELANIMDLPVSDAWGATRFLPQGYYGIWAGFPFAIAMFLAVEGVPLAAEEAANPVKDVPRGLIAAVTVLFIIAVLVLLSAPGAAGSGYLGSGQDPLMAAFTKLHGPDHPLRYGINLAALAGITASFFSLVFAYSRQVFSLSRAGYLPRFLSVTNRRKAPYLAVIIPGAVAFALSLTRAADQIIIIVVFSATLSYLLMMAAHIALRLRAPGLERPYRTPGGIATSITALVLAGLAFAVCISLSIIWSAVAAACLCCFLLYFWLYSRHHLVAQAPEEEFETMRTAAADLENSPT from the coding sequence ATGGCCGATAAACCAGACCTGCATCATCGTGCAGCGGACTATGAAATTGCGTCGCCGGACTACCTCGGCAAGCGGCAACTGGACAAGGGCCGGGCCGGATGGATCCTGCTTGCGGTGCTGGGAATTTCCTATGTGATTGCCGGTGAATTTGCCGCCTGGAATTATGGTCTTCCGCTGGCCGGCTGGGGTGGGCTGTTTATCGCGCTGATTCTGATGGCGGTGATGTACTTCTGCCTGACCTTTTCCCTGGCGGAACTCGCCACCATCATACCGACGGCCGGTGGCGGCTACGGCTTCGCCCGCCGCGCCTTCGGGCCGACCCTGGGCTATCTTGCCGGTATCGCGATCGTGTTCGAGTACACTCTGGCTACAGCCGGTGTCGCGTTATTTTTCGAGGGGTATTTCCAGGCCTTGACCGGTATCGGGGGTCTGGTCGTGCTGATTCCCCTCTACGTCATCATGATGTTCATTCACGTCAACGGCATTCGCGAATCCCTGACCCTGATGCTGGTTCTGGCGGCCATTGCCGGGCTCGGCCTGTTGCTGTTCATCGCCTTCATGCTGCCGGCCTTCGAGTTGGCCAATATCATGGACCTGCCGGTGTCGGATGCCTGGGGTGCGACCCGATTCCTGCCCCAGGGCTACTACGGCATTTGGGCCGGATTCCCGTTTGCCATTGCCATGTTCCTCGCGGTTGAAGGCGTTCCGCTGGCAGCGGAGGAGGCGGCCAACCCGGTAAAAGACGTGCCCAGGGGGCTGATTGCGGCTGTGACCGTGCTGTTCATAATCGCGGTGCTGGTGCTGCTTTCCGCGCCGGGCGCAGCCGGCTCGGGCTATCTCGGTTCGGGACAGGATCCCCTGATGGCGGCGTTTACCAAGCTCCACGGACCGGATCATCCGCTGCGGTATGGCATCAACCTGGCGGCGCTGGCCGGCATCACGGCCAGCTTCTTCTCTCTCGTTTTTGCTTATTCCCGCCAGGTGTTTTCCCTGTCCCGGGCGGGTTATCTGCCCCGTTTTCTCTCCGTCACCAACCGGCGCAAGGCGCCCTATCTGGCGGTGATCATTCCCGGCGCCGTCGCCTTTGCCTTGTCGCTGACCAGGGCGGCCGATCAGATCATCATCATCGTGGTTTTCAGTGCTACCTTGTCCTATCTGTTGATGATGGCGGCGCATATCGCGCTCCGGCTCAGGGCCCCCGGGCTCGAGCGTCCCTACCGGACGCCGGGCGGTATTGCGACCTCCATCACGGCGTTGGTTCTCGCGGGCCTTGCCTTTGCTGTGTGTATTTCCCTGAGTATCATATGGTCTGCCGTTGCTGCGGCCTGTCTGTGCTGCTTCCTGCTCTATTTCTGGCTCTACAGCCGTCATCATCTGGTGGCCCAGGCGCCCGAGGAAGAGTTCGAGACAATGCGCACAGCGGCGGCCGATCTGGAGAATTCGCCGACATGA
- a CDS encoding glutamine amidotransferase, translating into MSKTDGNRQRRRFMILQTGTLPDNPGGMRGLYGDMAELFFPPLGFPPEQVVVTRLHEHRLPAGEPGDYSGILITGSPLMVSAQEDWMLRIRPWLERARAEGVPLLGVCFGHQLLACAFGGHVGASPGGLEAGTVSAEFSAERAEDPLFSVLPASAPVQVHHYESVIVPPAGAEIVGWSAHDEHHALRYGPACWGVQFHPELTAPMMRTLLQEEVASLQAAELDPLSVLDRVRNTPVGPTLLRRFREIAERRHAE; encoded by the coding sequence ATGAGCAAGACGGACGGGAACCGGCAGCGCAGACGATTCATGATCCTGCAAACAGGCACTCTCCCTGACAATCCCGGAGGCATGCGGGGGCTGTACGGGGATATGGCTGAGCTCTTCTTTCCACCACTGGGTTTCCCGCCGGAGCAAGTGGTCGTTACCCGCCTGCACGAGCATCGTCTGCCTGCAGGAGAGCCCGGTGACTACAGCGGCATCCTGATCACCGGCTCGCCGCTGATGGTATCTGCGCAGGAGGACTGGATGCTGCGTATCCGTCCCTGGCTCGAACGTGCCAGAGCGGAAGGTGTTCCTCTGCTCGGCGTCTGTTTCGGTCACCAGTTGCTTGCCTGTGCTTTCGGCGGCCATGTCGGCGCCAGCCCAGGTGGCCTGGAGGCTGGAACGGTGTCCGCCGAATTCTCGGCGGAACGGGCAGAGGACCCGCTTTTCTCGGTACTCCCGGCTAGTGCTCCTGTCCAGGTTCACCACTACGAGTCGGTAATTGTGCCGCCTGCCGGTGCAGAGATAGTGGGGTGGAGTGCCCACGACGAACACCACGCCCTGCGCTACGGCCCCGCCTGCTGGGGCGTCCAGTTCCATCCGGAGCTGACGGCTCCCATGATGCGTACCCTCCTGCAGGAGGAGGTAGCATCCCTGCAAGCGGCAGAACTCGATCCGCTGTCAGTCCTCGACAGAGTCCGGAACACGCCGGTCGGGCCCACTTTGCTGCGTCGCTTCCGGGAGATTGCCGAACGGCGTCATGCAGAATAG